The Cervus elaphus chromosome 30, mCerEla1.1, whole genome shotgun sequence genome segment TTTACACTATTAAGATGTTTGGTGAaaaagtatgaaagtgttagtcacttgtgTCCGACGCTTCTCTGAGAGctgtggatggtagcctgccaacctcctctgtccatgggattttctaggcaagaatactggagtaggtagccattcccttctccaggagaccttcccaatccaaggattgaacctgcgtcttccacattgcaggcagtttctttaccctctgagctaccagggaagctccttaagGTGTTTGAACTCCAGCCTAAAGACCAAGGATGTCATAGGGTTTTTGCAGCAAAGCACCTTTATTACATTTGCCTTATAGAAGGTCACACTGCCTACAGCAAAGAAGGCATTTGAATctagaattttatttgttttattttttacccaTTCTGATAGTAGACATTTAATGAGAGACTTTAAATTATCCACCCACTCACTCATTCACCCATTTATTTACTACCTGGTGATTTTTCAATTTAAGAAGCTTAATACTACTCATtacctttatatttttttaaaaaaattatgtgcaCCCATCTTTGACTCCTGTCTTGAGGGGAGGAAAAGAACTGAGTGCAGTTTTGCTGATCAAATTGCAGTTTCTGTCAAAATGGCCTGGCATTTTAATTCCAATAATGTATACCcatttaaacaaacatttatttatggcagctctgggtcttgttgctgtgcgtggactttctctggttgcagcgagcaggggctattctctagttgcagagtgagggcttctcattgcggtggcttctctaagcacaggctctaggcttaGAGGCTTGTAGGCTCAAGTAGAtgtggctcgcaggctctagagcacaggttcagtactTGTGcacgggcttggttgccccaCAGTTTGTGGGATCATCCTGGCCCAGAAATTGAATTGGTATTCcctaccttggcaggcagattcttaaccactggctcacCAGGAATGTCCTGTCCATACCTATTTTGAAAAAGCATCTAGCCACGGAGGATCTGCTTGAGGACATTGACATTAGCTAACATGTGTCCCCAACCTTTGAAGGTTGATATAGAGACCAACCCTGCTCGCCTTAAAAAGGATCTTTTGGTGCCTCCTTACTTGCTCTGGTAATCCTTGAGTTTGAGCCttgtggggattccctggtggctcaaatggtaaagaatctgcctacagtgcaagagacctgggttcaatccctgggttgggaagatcccctggggaatgAAATAGCAAACAACTCTAGTATTcctatcctcagttcagttcagtcattcaattgtgtccaactctttgcgaccccatgaactgcagcacaccaggcctccctgtccatcaccaactcctggagtccacccaaacccatgttcatcaagtcggtgatgccatccagccatctcatcctctgtcgtccccttctcctcctgcccccaatccctcccagcatcagggtcttttcaaatgagtcagctcttctcatcaggtggtcaaagtattggagtttcagcttcaacatcagtccttccagtgaacacccaggactgatctcccttaggatgaactggttggatcaccttgcagtccaagggactctcaagagtcttctccaacatcacagttcaaaagcatcaattcttcagtgctcagctttctttatagtccaactctcatatccatacatgaccactgggaaaaccatagccttgactagacggacctttgttggcaaagtaatgtctctgctttttaatatgctgtctaggttggtcataactttccttccaaggagtaagcgtcttttaatttcttggctgcaatcaccatctgcagtgattttggagcccagaaaaataaagtcagccactgtttccccatctatttgccatgaagtgatgggtccagatgccatgatcttagttttctgaatgttgagctttaagctacctttttcactctcctctttcactttcatcaagaggctctttagttcttcattttctgccataagggtggtgtcatctgcatatctgaggtatctaggcaatcttgattccagcttgtgcttcctccagcccagcatttctcatgatgtactctgcatataagttaaataagccgggtgacaatatacagccttgacgtactccttttcttatttggaaccagtctgttgttccatgtccagttctaactgttgcttcctgacctgcatacaggtttctcaagaggcaggtcaggtggtctgctattcccatctcttccagaattttccacagtttattgtgatccacacagttaaaggctttggcatagtcaataaagcagaaatagatgtttttctggaactctcttgctttttcagtgatccagcggatgttgtcaattttatctctgtttcctctgctttttctaaaaccagattgaacatctggaagttcacggttcacatattgctgaagcctggcttggagaatgttaagcattactttactagcctgtgagatgagtgcaattgtgcggtagtttgagcattctttggcattgcctttctttgggattggaatgaagactgaccttttccagttctagcAATCCAGTCCTAGGTTCTTTCTGTAGCACTCCcccaaattggaaaataaataaatttaacagaaGCTTGtcaaattatatatttacatatgcaggcatttattttttaaatgtaaaataaaagctcccacactttatttttttgttctggAGAAAGTAACCCTAAagtcaatgaaaagaaaatttaagatttttcacTTAGAATGTTTTATAGGTATCAACACAAATAATGAATCTCCAGTTGGAAGAAAGCTGACCATCCATTCTGAGAAAAGCAATGGTGAGAATGAATataaactggaaaagaaatatgTTCTATACTAATGCaacatttaatattaaattcAGTTCATGTGATAACGTTTTACTCTGGAATTGaaattgtttgctttttataagTGAGCtttatgaaaactgaccttgagAAACAGAATATTAAGAGATCTATCTGGCCATGTTTGAGAAACGGCAATAGTGTGTTATGTTGTGGTGCAAAGCCTGTAGATTGATTTTTGGTTTTAGAAGGCATTCTTTTGAAACTTTGTTAATATTGGGAAATCTGTCCCCAAATTTAAGCTGGCCGCTTTTTTAATTCACGTGCCAACAGCACAACCAGGAGTTAACTTTTACCATTGATGGGTTTACATCAGCGTTAGAAAGTAAGGGAACCTGTCTATGGGAAGATGGTATGGAATGGGATGCATAAAGGAAATGACCAAGTTTGGCTGGATCATCATGGGGAGACAGTTGATTGGGAAGCCCGTACTGAACTGCTTGCCTTGATTTAACCGTGTTTGTATTCATTTATCTGCTTGCTTCCAGCTGCTTGCCAGACATTGCTGTCTCTTCCTGTggattttaatttagaaaagataTTAGGTAAgtattgtatttgtatttgtttaaaCCTTTAATAActtaaagattttgttttaatgCTTTTTTGTAAATGGGGATCTGTGGCAATACCTCTTTTTAAAGAGGTGGGGAAGCCATCCtggaatttcttatttttctttactaaGGCCTGAATTAGCCTTTTTGTCATAATGAACTTAACTATAGACATAAACTATTCACAGACACATCTTACTGATACTACCCATACTAATAAGGAAACACTCAAAAAAGGATTTCAAACAGCACCTATGCAGTTAAACTTTTGccctctttttgaaaaaaaaaaattcaaacataatacaaactgttttttaaaaaaaaaatcagacaactaAAATATAACTGCTCTTCCGAATGACTAGCTCTGccttttattctgttaatattAAATGTAGGTGACTATTTTAGACCTGATGAATTTGCAGATCAGTCTCCTGGAAACCTCAGTTCTTCATCCCTCAGAAGAAAGCTCTTTTTAGATGGCAACGGAAGTATCTCTGACTCCTTACCTCCAGCTTCTCCCAGAAGTCCTCATAGTGGTGCCCAGGCATCACTTGAGGTTTTTTGTTCAATAGAGTTATCTCCTGTGCAGTGTAGGAGCCCTGTGCAGACCCCGAGTTCGGTAAGAAGTGGACTAACAGTGGCTGGTTGGTTGGCTGTAGGCATCTTGGACCTAGAAGTTCCTGTTGCTCTCAAGAGGAATGATTCATTGTCTGTTGGCTTTTCTATCTCATGCGGGTTAGCCCAGTTCACATTTTGTCATTAGATAtaggaatggttttggtcactctCCAACTGTATATTTAGAGGTAAATGAGTCTCAGGTAACTTCAGTGTAAGTTATTTACTGAATTATGGAAGATTTTCAGCATAACACAACTAGATTGGTAGTAGTGgagtaacttaatttttttcataaactGCTACTTAGTATAATGGTTTGTGTAAATAtggtgtatttatattttatctgtcTAGTATATTCTGTTTCAAAATTTTGGAACAGTCTTCTTAACTATCCTCACAAGATGCCTTGCCTTTtggtgtctttcttttttttaaccttttttcttCTTATCAAGTTGagttacattgttgtgttagtttcaagtgtatggcaaagcgattcagttatacatacatatgtatccatttttttcagattcttttcccatgtaggttattacgAAATAtcgagtatagttccctgtgctatacagtaggtccttgttgattaactattttgtatatagtagtgtgtatgtgttcatcCAAAACTTGTTTATCCCTCcctgctttcccctttggtaaccataagcttattttctgtgtctatggGTCTGCCTTTTGGTGTCTTGCCTTTTGCCACAAAGCAAAGGTGGCATCTGGCTCTCTGATGACTAACCAAAATTGTACAACTCAGCTTAtaaatgtgttttgaaaataaagagaagtaGCACTTAGTGTAACAGAGCTAAGGAGGAGAAccctataattttatttgtttaacttTATCACAGGGGCAGTTTTCTTCTAGCCCTATTCAGGATAGTGCAAAAAGATACAGTTTGGGAAGCATCACCAATCCTTCACCAATTTCTTCGCCCACTTTCTCACCAGTTGCGATTCAAATAGGAAAGACACCACTCTCAGGTATGTCTTGTAATAAAACGCccaattaaaattattatattatcaGTGTTTATTATTACAGAGGCTTTTTTTAGCTTGTTCTAACTATAGACCTCCAAATGACTACTAACCCTTTTGAAATTTAGAAACCTGGgtggttggttttttttgttttgttttgtttttttaacaaaaggaaCAGTTTACTTTCAAAGACTGAAATTCTCAGCAAGGTTTTGCTCTCATGTCAGAAACAGGTAATTTGACTAGCACTATTTATATCAAATATCGTACaagcagaagcaaagaaagaTGGCAGTTGTAGAGATAAGTTGGTTATGGAATGCTTTCCACTGTGTAATTCAGACTTTGGTAATCAGATattcaggcttctcaggtggccctggtggtaaagaacccatctgccgatgcaggagacataaaagattgaaggaccgaggagcctggcgagctacagtgcataaggtggcaaagagtcggacacaatcaagtgacttggcatgcacatacaatcagatatttatattttgtaaaagtGTATTTGTTTGCATAAGGTTTTTAGGTGAATATAGTGTGAGGGGATTTACATATTTCTCTTTACACTAtatcagtttctttttaaaaaaattacagcacTTGTTGAAAATCATTCACAATTTACAAAAATCTATTCATGGTAAATACAGTTAGAAAACTGAAAACTATTTCTGTTAGTCTTCCccttatatatgtacatgtgtatatgtgtatgtatatctcCACTCatatatgaacacacacacacatagttctATATCCTGCTGTTTTCACAAAGCATTTTATTATAAGTATTCATAAGTCTTCCAAGTCATTTATTATTGTTTGAAACCATGATTTTGAATCACTGTATGATATTTCATTTCATGGATGTACCTTTGTTTTTAATCACTGGcaaacatttagattatttctaatttttccttgTATATACAttgtattgtatatatttatttttttaggttaCAATCTCAGAAGTAGAATTATTTGGTGAGCAGGGATGACTGTTTTTAAGCTCTCGAGGAATTTTGTCAAATTTTCTTCCTGAGAAGTTGCACCAGTTGAAGTTTTCATCAGTGGTGTGTGAGGAAGTTATTCTTCCCCCATCTAGCAACACTGGTCTTCCCAgtgttctttttgatgtttttttattgtttgattCTTTATGATGTTTGTTGATTCGGTGCATTACAAAAAGGTCTTTTACTGCTTTAATTTCTGCATCTTTAATTTATTACAATGTGGAACTCTTTCCAAatgtttattggtcatttgtttGGGAAGGTGAAGGAATTGTTAGTTCAGACATCAGCACTTTTGTTCAACAAATGGCCTCTCATTGCTGTAATTTCCCTACTCTCTGTTATTTGTGTGGCCAAACACTTCATGAGTTCATTTACTATTGGGAGGATTGTTTATgtgctttgcccattttttaagcttttgtttttattaagctAATGAAGTGTTGTAAAAAGCTACTAACTTTTAAGGCATTTTTATAATTTCGTTTACCATCGTTAAGCTCTTTATTTTTGCAGACATTGTTTGGCAGtcttttgtttgccttttcatGTTGCTTACAGTGcccacctggggcttcccagttggcgctagtggtaaagaacccatctgccaatgcaggagacataagagacacaggttcagtccctgggttgggaagatcccctggaggagggcatggcagcccactccagtattcttgcctggcgggctaccgtccatagagttgcacagagtcaacacgactgaagtgacttagcactcaacCAACTTAGCACGCAAGCGTGGGTAGAGAAACAGATTATTAGGTATTTCATTTACCAGGTTATTTTGCAGCTGTCAGCTGGTTTGTTCTATGTCTTGGATTTGAACAGCATTGCTGTAACAATATGTTTGTGAGGAAATGATTTTCagggaataaaatattttgtttaactaCAAAAGGGAAAACACCAGAGGAATTATTTTTGAAGAGCCTCACCCTGCCTGTGGATACACATTTGTTTGTGCTGTTATTTTTGACAGCAAAATTTCACTTCAGGAAACACCACCACTGTTAGAGACATCCGGTTTTGCTGTCATGGACTGTGATGATGACCATTTAGTAATGGCTTTTccatttctcatgaggtgatttttccttccccatcttttttttttcccccgcccTATCTTTTAGAACAAAGGAAGtttgcttttcattctcctgatgCTTCATCTGGAACCAATTGTAATGGGATTACCAATCCATATATCAGAAGTCCTTACATCGATGGCTGCTCACCAATAAAAAATTGGTCTCCTATGAGACTGGAGATGTGCAGAGGGGGTGCTCAGTATCGGACCTCCCTGATTCGGGTCCCTTTCACTCTCGAGGCTCCTGGCGAAGATGAAGAAGACCAGGCAGCGGTTCCTTCCACAGACGCCTCCTCCCCAGCCTCGGGCCTGGCCGGAGTCCCCCTGCCGCAGTTGGGCGGCGACAGTTCGCGCGGCGCGCGCTTGGTGGTGACCGCCATGTCCATCACCCAGAGCCAGTCCGGAGCTTCGGAGAAAGAACTGGAACTGCTGCAGGACGTGGAGAGTGAGAAGGAGAACAACACTGTGGATATGGTCGATCCCATCGAGATAGCGGATGAGACCACCTGGATTAAGGAGCCGGTTCATAATGGGAATTTACCCGCGGCGGATTCCGTGAGCGGGATGGCATTCAGTATTGAAAACTCTCATATGTGCTTGTCACCTCTCGCAGAAAGCAGTGTCCTTCCCTGTGAAAGCAGTAACATTCAGGTAAGGTGTTTGACTGTTCTGGAGTCCttttccttgcttccttggtGTTCGCTAGCCTTTCCTTTGTAAGATTATAGTAAGAAAGAAGATGGGTTTGGGACCTAGCCTTCCCGTGATTAAGACTCCTGGCTTCCACTGTAggtggcatgggtttgatccctggccagcaACTAAGATCAGACATGTCCCGggtcatggccaaaaaaaaaaagagagagaaataggtTAAATGTGAAACCTACagcattatatattatttttttgagTCAGCACTAGATGATATCAAGAGGGTTGTTTTCTTTGGCCTGGTGATGCATATTTAATAATCATATTCACTGATAATTCTTTGGAGTAGGAAAAGAGAGCAGAAAAGAAATCAAGCTGCTCAGTTTTTACAAACTGCTAGAGTCTGGCAGCCTCTCAGGGTTCACCTTTCTTTCCTGTGGAGCTAGTTTCAAAGGAATTCAGTTTGTGGTGTAGCTTTGTATTCTAAAAATACAAtagttttgggttttcttttatATGATTTAGGGAGAAGACATAGTTGAgaataattttatgtttgttttttttttgtacttttaaaaaatgtgatttataACCACCATTTTTCATTTAATCATATAGTTCCAATTTTGTATCAAATATCAGGAAGGCATGATTCATTCGACAAATACAGTTCACAGCTAGGAACTTCCTTTCAGAAAGACATTTGTTTCATTAATTGCCATATTCATTGAGTTGGGAGTTttgaaagaactttaaaatagTCAGAAAGGCAATTCTACCTCCCATTTCATAGTAACAATGTCTAACAGTTAAGTAGCTCTTAAAATATGCCAGCCATTATTTCAAGTACTTTACATGTGTTACtttgtttaatcttcacaataatcctATGAAATAGCTGTActgttgtccccattttacagatgaagaaactgagggtcagagaggatcAGTAAATTGCCTTTGTAGCTAGTAAGTGCTCAAGCCAAGATTCCAATTCTGGCAGTCTGGCTTTAGAGTCCATGTTCTTTAAGTTAATACTGATTCATAATACTTACAGTCTTCCACTGTGCCAGACACTCTCCCAACCTCTTTATACTAATCCATCTAGTCCTCAGAACTGTATAATGCTATAGTGCTGTCAGTTTTGACATGATAAAGTTTAAAACTCATGGAGGGATTTTTAAATGACTCCAAATTACATATACTCGTTTGCTCATATTTAATGCCTATATTGTCTATCCTAACTTCTAGGATTGTTGCtcagaaaaatacactagaatcACCTTTACATATTCCAACTTCTAAATTTGGTTCCTAAATAAAGAAGCAGATCAGGTCAAACTTAGTCTTAAAAGTATTGTTAACttttttgctctctttttttcttcctttctttcagaaCTCTTATAGAAGCGCTAGAAAATACTTTTCATGGACATACAAATTAATCATCCAGTCCAACCACCCATTGGGAGCCTGTCTTACTGCTAAATTGCCatccactgtctccctgagtacCTGCAGGGATGTCCCAGCCTGTCTTAGAGGACTTCTCTCTGCATTTACAAGT includes the following:
- the BORA gene encoding protein aurora borealis, producing the protein MGDVKESKMQITPETPGRIPVLNPFESPGDYSNLHEQTVSSPSVFKSTKLPTPGEFRWSIDQLAVINPVEIDPEDIHRQALYLSRSRIDKDVEDKRQKAIEEFFTKDVIVPSPWTDHEGKQLSEYHASKCINTNNESPVGRKLTIHSEKSNAACQTLLSLPVDFNLEKILGDYFRPDEFADQSPGNLSSSSLRRKLFLDGNGSISDSLPPASPRSPHSGAQASLEVFCSIELSPVQCRSPVQTPSSGQFSSSPIQDSAKRYSLGSITNPSPISSPTFSPVAIQIGKTPLSEQRKFAFHSPDASSGTNCNGITNPYIRSPYIDGCSPIKNWSPMRLEMCRGGAQYRTSLIRVPFTLEAPGEDEEDQAAVPSTDASSPASGLAGVPLPQLGGDSSRGARLVVTAMSITQSQSGASEKELELLQDVESEKENNTVDMVDPIEIADETTWIKEPVHNGNLPAADSVSGMAFSIENSHMCLSPLAESSVLPCESSNIQMDSGYNTQNCGSNIMDTVGAESYCKESDAQTLEVENKSRVFNTKQDHSMQRCWMKTSNLPQCSSP